The window cacttttttatctttagaAAAGCGAAACAAAGCCAATCTAGGCAGTTTCGTAGAAAATTTACTCTCATGCTGCTTTCCTTGGCGAAACCGTAATTCCCGAAATCGTTCAAAGTGTTCCTGAAAGGAATCTCCGGCGAAGCATGACATAGTTTGCTTATGATGACAACTATACTTATTGCACTCACAGTGCGCATGCGCTGTATGTGTTTTAGTTGTAAATGTTTACTGCTCGATTATTTAAATGGTTTGATTTTTCgcgtttttaataaatatttcttttatttaccAAATCGTGTTGATTGAAAACCGTATGTTTACGATGAGGTGTAAGCTACGCAGCAATGTTTTCatgcttagttttaaaagcTATTTCAAAGCGTTTTAATGTAGTTGTATAATCTATAAACGTTAAGCACGTAGTTGAAGCCATACCGGAAGCGTATTCAAGTCGTAGCAACGTAGGTTATAGACATGGTTGCCATACCGttcttatttctaaaatttgtccttattttgaaggtctgtgtcttagaaaatatttttctgcttatttctaagaaatgtccatattttcacttgcgtccatatttttgtcttaattttagggcagaggttcttACTTTGGGCATTTCAACATCTTTaatataccattttgtacaaaagagacaccaaaattaagaacatgcaaatagtgtctcgttttttttAGAAtcattgattgccttctccttttgtgcactgtttaaggtagaAATAGTGAATCACTGTTCAGTGTTCATATAGGAGCACATCTTGTAGGCAGCAGAAACGGCTGAACCCAAAATCTTTAAtctttaaataattatttatttcatggCGACCATTATCAACATGAAGAATTTTGCAACTTGGTAAAGCatttcaattaattatcaatccTAATCGTTTAGAAACAGAGAGCTGAAGCTAATATAGTAGGCTACATGGATGAACAATAAAAACGTGTTACAAACCCAGGAGCAAAAATTTTCTAACAACAATACGAAAGCCTGCTAAAAACTTCATGATCCTCCAATCACAAATCGATCACGAGATCAATCGATCATTTCATCCAATCAATTCGCGCAAATCACGAGGATCAAGCAACTAAGTTTGGTCAGGTTctggatttttacaaaataacttaatgcTAAAGAGCTTGCACCTTCCGCATTTGCCAAAATTTCAAACTGACAGACTTCAAGATGGAAAATTAATTCCGGAATACCAACGCCACCAAAATAGTGGTCGTGTTGGACAGTTTTTTTGATACCTTTTCAGTAATGGATGATTGACTAATTACAGTATAAGAAGCGTTTTTAATTAAACGCGTGTTATCTGTATGTGCATTGTGTGGCCTTGGCTTTACGTAGTCTAAGACTAGTCCTCATCAGCAACTACATTATATGCAGTTTTATTAGGCTTATTTCGCTTTTCGCTTTTCAATAATGTTCATAAATGCAAACTTTTAGGTATTactaaatgtaaaaaacattgtttaacGTAACAGTTGCctgaataaataaaacttaggTTGATTTGATTGTCAGCTAGCAGGACCGTGAGTGAAAAAAAGCTATCCACTTGCTAGGACAGTAGACAGATAAGATCAAACTTACGGTCAAGTTCAGAACCACGTGTTGTATTAGTTACTTCGTATACTGCATCTCATCTACTCAACTTGTGTTGTCAGGTtgttctgcactagacccaacAATTGAGTGAGAGGTGTTTTGAATTTAAGGCCAAagttacttttttaaaaacagacGTCATGTTCCAGGGTGgaaagtttgcaaactgcGCGGAGTATTTTTAATCCGCGCATTACTTTGTCTTGGTACGACCTAAAAGTTTGCATTAAAGCTAAGGCCACACAATGCACATACAGATAACAcgtgtttaattaaaaacgaTTCTTGCAAGTAGTCAATCATTCACTAccgaaaaaatattaaaagaaaCTGTCCTACACGACCACTAAAATCGCCGAAACGAGTCTTACAACAGCAGCTTTCCATTGATCTCATATCAGATTGGCTGGTAAGGCCAGATATACAACATGGTTAGTGATTGAACCTGCTGTCATGCGATCTTCAACTACAGTAGCCAATAAAAAGTAAAGAACAACAGCAATAATAAAAATCGTTTTGagatttttatgtaaaatttgTGTGTTTAGCGCCAATTAACGCCACAATGAGATTGTTTAACCAAAGCATGgtttaaaaatctttgaaaaataaacaaaaataaaacaaacaacacaaCACACTGAAGTATACTGTTATCACACACTGTGTATAAGCTCACAGGACGACGTTGAAGCACTGAGTGCAGATAATAAAATCTGTCTAACTGCTCGAGTGTAAATGACAGAATAGCGAGACTGTGCATGTGAGTGGAGTTGATAAAAAGTTATTAACGGGCATGGCAAAATGAACGACAAAAAACAAACCCCACTAAAAACGTTCACCTCAAATAATGGAATCTTACTTCTGTAGCCATGACAGTGTCCTAATACACCTGGAACTCGCAAGCATTAAGGTAACGAAACAGCCGAAGATTCGCTTGAATACAAACTGAACGTTTTAAACTCTGcttatatgtttaaaacaagttaacGTCTATCAGTCAAACACTGATGGATATGACATTTTAACTGGTAATAAAAGAAGAGAAAATTGGCCCAGATTAGATTAATGCGTTAACAAGTTAAATGTTTGATAACATagcgatgacgtcatattgttAAACAGTGTGTTTATCAATGGCGGAAATTTTAGTGGTGGAATTAGTCTGGAAGACATTAATACTGGAAGGAAAAACTGGGCAAAGTCAACTCATAACGCATATGTTCACATCAAATCACTTTAAAATTATTCGGTCttggtttgttttgatttttaattttttgcagctTTACAAAACTTATTGATCGCGTACCAGTTCAAGCGCATACAGAACAGCAGCAACTTACTTACTTCCTTGTTATTCGAATATTTTTTATCGCTGGTGTATTACCAACATGTAAAAAAGTTGTATATTTACGATGATATTGTTTCTTGATCTGAAtagatttgattttttgttgatgAGGCTACAACAATGGTTGACTTGATCATATTTCTATGGGTCAGCGTcatgcaaataaaatgcaCTGCAATGAACCAGAAATTACTTCCCTGTCTATATTGGTTCAAAAAGTTTCGCTTTTAGTGATTTttcattgcaaataaaacacacTCGGTACAGAGAATAGAATAAATCAATGTGTTTCATTCTTCATCAATAATCCTTTGGTTTAATGAAAGAATAAGTTCTCGGCAAAAAGAATGCATGAAAAAGCTACTTTCCAAAATTTTCTATGTTAAATGTTAGATGTCTATTAAAGGGTTGCGCaggataaaaattaaattttctctGGATCACAATTTCGGTTCATTAGAGTTCATTCTTATTGAACGGGTACAACAGAAACGACATGGACAGCTTCATGCAAACACACCTCCTACTAGAGATCGTCTTATATTCGACCTCATATGTGTAAATGACAACCGCATAACATCAGCAAAAACCGCAAAAACCAATTAAAACCTTTATCTGTGAATGATACATATAGTGGCTCACaatgaaagtttaaaacaaggtTTGATAAAACGGTGTTTGCGATTATTACTGatacatttttgacaaaaatcgtGGTTCACATTTGGGATCACATCCTATCCGTGGATCACATTTTTCGTGTGGCTGTTGAGAAACCGAGTAGTGCTTTCGTGGGGTCGGTTATCAAATCTGCTCCAACAGGTTTGTGTTTTTGCCAGTAGGTTTTCCAGGCTGTGTGCATATCGAAGTTACTGTTGCATGAGTTATAGAAAGGTTTGCGGCTTTTTAATCGTTTTGTGGTGGGTGCATTTTGAGTGACTTGACTGAGTGGAATGTCGTCGGGCGGGTCGTCAATTAGGCCGTGAACCCGTTGGGTGGTTTCCTGTCTTCGGAGGTGTGGTGGAGCTATAGCTACTATAGCGAGCTGAATCAAAATGACTATACACGTGTTTCATTTGCACTGGAATGTAAAACATAAGCTTCTTCGTATTTTGTTGTCGTATAACTTTAAATTGACTTAACTTTCTACCATCTACAATTCACCACCAAAGATTTAATCGTCCAGTGTGCTGCTGCTCGCGAAAGCAGTTCGCAGTGTTTCGAAGAACATCACTTCGTCATCATTTGTTTGATCAAATCTCAGGAAGTTGTAAAATTTTCGGTTGAAAGTTCGATGAATTAATTCTGGAACGCGAGCTGGTTCTTCACCATGCCACTCCACTAATATCAGTTGATCTCTTCCGGCAGAGTGTTGAAGTTCCTGGAGCGCCGGCAACACGAATctgaataataaaatataaacgtaattaaaacatttgcactgatATTATTGGTATTTTATGCATCTCTATCCAAAACGTTATGACTACAAGTTTACTTGCAGGTCGGAGTGTCGCAAAAGTTGCCAGAAAATATGACGATTGTTTTTCGACTCTTCGTGATAAGACGGAGAAGATTTTCATTTGGAGACATACCAGCATCGATATCACGACCAGCTAAGAGAAGTTCAATGGAAGGGTTTCCGCTAATCATCCCAGGTACCAGTTTATCATCCACCCAATCACCCAGTTCCTCATTACTGTGGTCAAAGAATACAAAAGCTTTCTTGCCTTCGTGTGCAGAATATCTTGAAGAAACATCGCTTGGTTTCAATGCTTGAACTCTGAAATATTCATTGATTTTCCGAAATATCAATCTCTTGAACCATTTGCTATAACCAAAACTGCCGCAAAACATGAATAATACAAAGAATATTGTGAATACGATGGTGTACTTGAGATGTGTCTGCAAATCACACGATGTGTTAAATCCATATCGCGACACAGAGCGACCACGCAAATTCAGCGGGGAATGGCACGCCACACACCCGCCATAATATTGGTCAATGTCCGAAGTGCATTCTGGATAAAAGCCAGGAAGCATGGTGTTGTCACTTGCATCAGAATTATACCAACGATAAAATTTCTGCCATTCATGACAAAAACAATCAAGTTCGTTCCATCTCATGTCTAAATACTGAAGTGAATTCAACAAATCTTTGCCGAAAATACTTGAGTCCAGTTGATTTATGAAGTTGTGACTGAGATCAATGATTTcaagtttcaaatgcaaaaagaATCCTGGTTGAATAAACTTGATTTGGTTATGAGCGATGgtaaaatgtttcaagttGGGGCAAACGGTCAAGTTTCCGTTTAGATCAATGATATTATTGAAATCTAAATTTAAGGAATGCAACTGGTTCAAGATTTTTAAAGATGTCGAAGGAAATATCGCCAAGTTGTTATGGCTTAAGTCCAAGATTTCAAGATGATTTAAACCTTGCAAcaaataatgcaaaataaacgAATCAATCTCGCAATTTCTAAGTACAAGGGATTTGAGTTTGGGCATAAActtaaacaaaccttttccTGTATATGTAGATTTACAACCCAAATCATTTTGCGTTATATCAAGTTCCAACAGTGATGTGTTTTCATCCAATTCACTTAATGCTTCGAAATTTACAGGAACTGTACAATCTGGCATCCACCATTTCAACTTAATTTGGGAAGAAGGATTCAAATGCAATAGAAAACTAAAATCAAGAGCTATGTCGGAGTGTTCCTCAACAAAGTCAATCCGACGAAGACTGGATAAGCTGCTAAAAGTGAAAGGATCAATTTTGTTAATAGGATTATGAGACAGATCGATGCTGCACAAATTTATCAGGTGTTTCAAATCATCTGATCTTATCGCTCTTATTTGGTTGTGTGATAAATCAAGAATAGTTGTCGTCGATAACAGAAGTTCTTTTTGTTCAGATATGGTTGTAATTTGGTTGTTAGAATAATCAAGTAAACTGTTGTCGTCGCATTCCAAGACCGGTATTTTAAAACGTTCAATTGTGTTGTCCTGTTCGTGAAGATTTCctggaaaaataaattgtttttgtaaagtttttgcTTCTAAAATTGGAGATTTTCCTTTGCGTAAAATGTTGCCACGAAAAGTCAATTGATTGTTCCAGGCTCTGATGGATTTAAGATGACGTAATCCAGACCATGCGTCAGAGGAAATGTGCTCAACATTGCAACAGGAGATATCGATTGTGGATAGATGAGTTAAGTTTGATAATTTAGCAAAGGATTGATTGTCGATTTCATAGAATTGAACAGAATATAGGATTGCATTTAGGGCCATTTCGTCATTCCcgaaatatattttttcaagCGAAGACAAAGAAGCAAAAGTTTGTCCCAAACGAAGTAATTTGACTGCCGTTACAAAGCTTGCTGATTCCGAAGAAGCCATGTTGTTTGTGGACAAATCAACATATCGTAGTTTTTGTAGATTGACCAAGTACGTTGGTTCGAATATTGTCAATTTTAAACTATTACAAGAAAGATCCAGGATTTcaagatttttgttgtttttaaatattccgCACGGTAAAAACTGAACCGCATTCAAGGAAAGATTGAGGTACTTGAGATGTGGGAGTGGATCAAACACACCGTCTTCTATAATTAGCGCTTTGCGTGTGGTACAAGCAATGATGTTCAAAACTAATACTTCTAAGCTTGTTGCATTCACAAAATCATTTGTTCTCAAACGGCGGTAGGGATTCAAAGAAAGcgtaaaaatttttagttggTTTCCAAGTAAATATCCCGGTATCATTTTCCAGTCGTTGCTATTCAAATCCAGAATTTGTAAACTGGAAGATAATGCCTGCGTTAAtgtgaagttttttggacATACGTTTCTATAATGATCACAATTTCCCGCACTAATTAGAATACTCAAGCCGGATAACAGCCTCAGTTGTGCGGTGACGTCACCAAGTAGGGTGAAACTTATGTCCAATCC of the Clavelina lepadiformis chromosome 7, kaClaLepa1.1, whole genome shotgun sequence genome contains:
- the LOC143465084 gene encoding toll-like receptor 9 isoform X2, which gives rise to MGWLLILLLKFLLFCRGSSRNVLNPCDEVDSVPGIYLRSKFAFSPMEDVVEKEVYLKVAPWLDNNFVYINCSWRGLTEVPRNLPTNVEALNLGFNEIRRVGASDFLSYPNITWLIFNANCLPVLFETAILPPCNSDLHIEPGALQHLAHLKFLGLADNNLREFPRQLPTSIKGLDISFTLLGDVTAQLRLLSGLSILISAGNCDHYRNVCPKNFTLTQALSSSLQILDLNSNDWKMIPGYLLGNQLKIFTLSLNPYRRLRTNDFVNATSLEVLVLNIIACTTRKALIIEDGVFDPLPHLKYLNLSLNAVQFLPCGIFKNNKNLEILDLSCNSLKLTIFEPTYLVNLQKLRYVDLSTNNMASSESASFVTAVKLLRLGQTFASLSSLEKIYFGNDEMALNAILYSVQFYEIDNQSFAKLSNLTHLSTIDISCCNVEHISSDAWSGLRHLKSIRAWNNQLTFRGNILRKGKSPILEAKTLQKQFIFPGNLHEQDNTIERFKIPVLECDDNSLLDYSNNQITTISEQKELLLSTTTILDLSHNQIRAIRSDDLKHLINLCSIDLSHNPINKIDPFTFSSLSSLRRIDFVEEHSDIALDFSFLLHLNPSSQIKLKWWMPDCTVPVNFEALSELDENTSLLELDITQNDLGCKSTYTGKGLNHLEILDLSHNNLAIFPSTSLKILNQLHSLNLDFNNIIDLNGNLTVCPNLKHFTIAHNQIKFIQPGFFLHLKLEIIDLSHNFINQLDSSIFGKDLLNSLQYLDMRWNELDCFCHEWQKFYRWYNSDASDNTMLPGFYPECTSDIDQYYGGCVACHSPLNLRGRSVSRYGFNTSCDLQTHLKYTIVFTIFFVLFMFCGSFGYSKWFKRLIFRKINEYFRVQALKPSDVSSRYSAHEGKKAFVFFDHSNEELGDWVDDKLVPGMISGNPSIELLLAGRDIDAGMSPNENLLRLITKSRKTIVIFSGNFCDTPTCKFVLPALQELQHSAGRDQLILVEWHGEEPARVPELIHRTFNRKFYNFLRFDQTNDDEVMFFETLRTAFASSSTLDD
- the LOC143465084 gene encoding toll-like receptor 9 isoform X1; the protein is MGWLLILLLKFLLFCRGSSRNVLNPCDEVDSVPGIYLRSKFAFSPMEDVVEKEVYLKVAPWLDNNFVYINCSWRGLTEVPRNLPTNVEALNLGFNEIRRVGASDFLSYPNITWLIFNANCLPVLFETAILPPCNSDLHIEPGALQHLAHLKFLGLADNNLREFPRQLPTSIKGLDISFTLLGDVTAQLRLLSGLSILISAGNCDHYRNVCPKNFTLTQALSSSLQILDLNSNDWKMIPGYLLGNQLKIFTLSLNPYRRLRTNDFVNATSLEVLVLNIIACTTRKALIIEDGVFDPLPHLKYLNLSLNAVQFLPCGIFKNNKNLEILDLSCNSLKLTIFEPTYLVNLQKLRYVDLSTNNMASSESASFVTAVKLLRLGQTFASLSSLEKIYFGNDEMALNAILYSVQFYEIDNQSFAKLSNLTHLSTIDISCCNVEHISSDAWSGLRHLKSIRAWNNQLTFRGNILRKGKSPILEAKTLQKQFIFPGNLHEQDNTIERFKIPVLECDDNSLLDYSNNQITTISEQKELLLSTTTILDLSHNQIRAIRSDDLKHLINLCSIDLSHNPINKIDPFTFSSLSSLRRIDFVEEHSDIALDFSFLLHLNPSSQIKLKWWMPDCTVPVNFEALSELDENTSLLELDITQNDLGCKSTYTGKGLFKFMPKLKSLVLRNCEIDSFILHYLLQGLNHLEILDLSHNNLAIFPSTSLKILNQLHSLNLDFNNIIDLNGNLTVCPNLKHFTIAHNQIKFIQPGFFLHLKLEIIDLSHNFINQLDSSIFGKDLLNSLQYLDMRWNELDCFCHEWQKFYRWYNSDASDNTMLPGFYPECTSDIDQYYGGCVACHSPLNLRGRSVSRYGFNTSCDLQTHLKYTIVFTIFFVLFMFCGSFGYSKWFKRLIFRKINEYFRVQALKPSDVSSRYSAHEGKKAFVFFDHSNEELGDWVDDKLVPGMISGNPSIELLLAGRDIDAGMSPNENLLRLITKSRKTIVIFSGNFCDTPTCKFVLPALQELQHSAGRDQLILVEWHGEEPARVPELIHRTFNRKFYNFLRFDQTNDDEVMFFETLRTAFASSSTLDD